The stretch of DNA ACTTGAGACACCGGCCCTGAGACACCGGACTTGAGACACCGAACTGATACCCTACCGAACCACGCGAGTCAGACTATGGGTGAACCGTCAACGCATCAACTTTCCGGCATTGTCGACGCCGACTGTTTGGCGCTTGTGCATGAGTACTGCCAGCTGGCCACTCGCCCCAGCCTCAGCGATCCCGAAAGTCAGCGCCTCGACCAGCTGCTGGCCACCGCCGAAACCGATGGTCGCCACGACTTCTGGATCAACGAAGCCGATCACTTCATTGACCACGCCATTGGGCTGGGCAGCGCCACCCGGGTATACGCCTCCGTCAACGAAAACCTGAAGTCGCGCCTGCGCGAGTTGCTCGATCTGAGCCACACTGGCGACCCTGGCGACACCGCCCTGGAACTGCTCGAAGAACTCGACGAAAGCCTCACCGAAGGTACCCGCCAGGTGCAGCAAGAGTTGGCTAAGCGAGACTACGACCCCGGCCCCATCGATGGTGTCGCCGGGCCCCAGACCCAGCGCGCCCTGCGCCACTTTCAGCAGTCCCACAAGCCGAGTGCCTGATCCAGTCCTGACGCTCAGGTTCACTGCCCTCTTAGTTTCTTCCAAAGACATCCATAAACAGGCGTAGTTCGCATTTCAAGCCCATGCCCAGGGGTTTTTGGAGATGAGCCTCGAATAATTCAAAACTGTACTTTTTACAGCAGGGGAAGAATAGTTGGGTTGGCGTCGTTGTATCTGTCTCTCCGGAAAGATGGTCACCCTGTTTAGAATTGTTAACTTGTCATTACAGACGTTAACCGAGGCAACCCCATGCAAGACCTTCAAGATCGTACAACCGTTGATCAAGATCTGAAACAGCCTTACTTCTATCCTGGTACTCACTGGCGTTTCGGCTTCGTTCCCAGCGCCGAGATTTGGAATGGTCGACTGGCCATGATTGGCTTCCTTTCTGCCATTTTAGTTGAACTATTTTCTGGTCAGGGCGTTCTCCATTTTTGGGGAATCATGTAGGGTTAAAACCTGAACTCTGTACAGCTAATTCCGCACGATACATAACAGCGGCATTGTTATTCAATGCCGCTTTTTTAATATGTTTCACTTCTTTCAAGAGTCAATGGCTAAGTGCTATGCAGCAACCAAATGGCGTACGAAAATTGACTTGAGAATGTAGGTTATAAGTCTATCTCCCTATAGAACCTATTTTTGGCAGGGATTGTCACGATAAAAGCTGAATCCTTGGGTTGGGTTAGAGGCCAGATGGCATGCCCTGCCCTGGACCTAAACCAGCGTTGAAGGAATTTATCCTATGACAGCTCAGACTATGCAAAACCGCGAAACTATTGCGGTCTATGACAATCGCCGCGAGGCCGACCAGGCTAAAAAAGCCGTTCAGGACTCCGGTCTAATGGGCCAGAGCGTCTACATTGACGATCACATTTCAACCAATGTGCAGGTGTACGCCCAGGGTACAACTGTCGGTGGCCAAGCAGGCTTCTTTATGGGGGGCTTTCTGGGTGGAGCACTGGGCGTTATCGCCACCATTATTATCTCTTTCTGGATGACAGGCACCTACCCCCACTCCAACCTCAGCCGCCTGATGGTGATTGGTTTTGCGATCGCAGGGGCTGTATTTGGCTCTATGGTGGCCAAAGGTCTGCGGGACAGCCAACCCGGTAGCCAAAAGACCAAGGGTAATCCCGATGTACCGCGTCAGTTTCGACTGATCGTTGAGGGCACCGGGGAGCAACTGCGCCAGGCTCGCCAGGCCCTCAACCAACCGCCCACTAGCTAACTCAAAGCCACTATGGCAGCTTGGATTGTGGCTAGTAGCTAGCCCTAACCAGCCGTGCTGTAGGGCTGCTGCTGCGAAGCCTACACACAGCAGGGGGCTGAACACCCCAGCCCATTACCATTACCTAGCTCTAGCTTCGGAGTAATCTGAGAAAAACTATTTTGGGGTAGACAAGCTAAATTGTCTGCCCCAAATTTTTGTTTGCCATTTGGTTCGCTCAACTAGG from Leptolyngbya sp. KIOST-1 encodes:
- a CDS encoding chlorophyll a/b-binding protein, with the translated sequence MQDLQDRTTVDQDLKQPYFYPGTHWRFGFVPSAEIWNGRLAMIGFLSAILVELFSGQGVLHFWGIM
- a CDS encoding peptidoglycan-binding domain-containing protein, producing the protein MGEPSTHQLSGIVDADCLALVHEYCQLATRPSLSDPESQRLDQLLATAETDGRHDFWINEADHFIDHAIGLGSATRVYASVNENLKSRLRELLDLSHTGDPGDTALELLEELDESLTEGTRQVQQELAKRDYDPGPIDGVAGPQTQRALRHFQQSHKPSA